cagatattattaaatattagcccaatattactaataaatctaattaattattttaagatgATAGTAAATAAAAGCTGACCTTGACAAAGGGCAAATAGTGGAAAGAAATATACTTGTGAAAGCGAGGCATTGTATTGAGAATAACTGGAGGGCCAACTTTGATAGGCTTTCCGCAGCTATCAATCAATGGATTAATGTTTAAATAACGAAGCATAAACCACTTAAGCTCATCATATTTCACTGGATTTCGCCTCGACGAACCTATTTGGTATACAATTATACCCTCTTTTTCAATTGGATTTGAATGTGAAGCTATTACTGCAATCATGCAATTTACCACCATGTCACCTGGTacctataatttaattatgtcaacaataataacTTATAGATACGTTTATATATTTGGTAAAAAACATCCttctagaaaaaatattagctTACCAAGTCAATTGCCGAGTCTGGATCACCTACAAAGAATTTGATATTCCCTTTACCATAAGCAACAAAGATGCTATCCAAAGTTCTGTTGGTCACccacaaaaaatacaatagtattaaataactTTACTCAAAGTTAGGAGTAAATAActtttatagtagtaaatatttacatttaattttagagaGATAGATGGATGAAATAagtaatgaaaataaatgcaCCTTAGACCTTCGATCCAACCAGGAAATGGATCTTTGAAAGTACTTGTAATAATAGTGGGACGAATAATAACAACATTGCAGTTTTGGTTGAATCTCTCCAGCAGCATTTCTCCCATTGCCTTTGTAAATACGTATGTATTAGGCCAACCATGCAGCATAGCTCTGCTCatacaattcaaaatttaaatataaatttacaCCATTGATTATATGAGTCCAAAGCATACATGATAGTATATAAATTCACTATGTATAAACAAGAGAAAAATACAAGAAAGTGAAGCAACCTTTCGATGCCGAAGTCCTTCATAGCTCGAGTGATTTCTCTTTCCGACAACTTCTGAGTCTGGAGCGACCTTAATTTTTCCCAAATTACACTCTTCTCTTCGTTGATGTCTAAATATGGTATTTTGGCGCCGGGAAGGGTTTCACCCATACAAAAAGCCTTTTCTTGCATCAGTCCCACCTTAGTGCCATGCACATAAGCtacatattcaaaatttaattgaaaaaattaatgagaaTTTGTTACCATCTTTATAATCTAAGtcaatagaaatgaaattcgaaaaattaaatatttactatATAGCAATTTGTTCAAACCCTAAATAACTAACCTGTGGAGACGTGCAGAAGCATTTCTAGTTTCGAACATTTTGTGCCAAAGTCTTGAACATGCTTGGCTCCCAACGAATTTATTTCAAATGCTACATCGTAcctatatttcaaaataccaaaataaaaagtgtaaAGTCAACTTCCGAATTTTGTTATTCAAAAATctccttatttaatttgatttaattagctgAAATTATCCCACACCTCTCATCGAATTTGGTAGTTGCGGCTGAGTtgacaataatattaatttcttgcCACATTTGTTGTCGCAGCTGTGCATCAGCTATACCTAAATTTTCATAACCAACATCGCCCGATATCGGTACAACTTGTGAAGATATTATAGATTTGAAATCTTCCCCATGTTTTTCTCTGAGACTTCGAAATAGCTCTGTGCCCACAACCTATGTatatacaaattaaacaaataccAAATGTAGTTATAACTATTTTCTTAGATAATCAAGAATCAATAAGAAATGGCAACTTGTTACGAAGCtagaaattttagttttaaaaatgtttttcatTGGTATTATTGACTTATGGAGTTTTGGAATagaaaattctattttcttaatGCATAACCGATACACTAGCTAGGTTAACAACTTTAGCATtccaattatataattattataaactcAAACAAGCCGTTAACATTAATCCACGATCCCATCTCCACCATTATGctgtatatatagtataatatatatgcataaattaatattgataacaaaaatgaaaaatttagtTGGAGACTAGCATGTAAGTagatttgaatgaagcattcaaacattaaattagatttataattacatctatatatatatatataatactaccaTGCATTGAGTTGGTTTCGTACCTCTTCTTCAAAACGTTGTTGGACAGATAATTTAGGGGTCTCTCTCATTAGAAGAAATAATTTCTTCACATTGGGTTGCAATCGAAGTATCTTCTCtagaaatactaatataaaaaaacaccaacaaaaatatcaaaaacaaaaattttattagaaCCAGGCCAAATTAGgagcaagagagagagagagagagagagtactCTTTGCTAAAAAGCCAGTGGAACCAGTGATTAAAATGGTCTTTCCCTCAAAATGTTGGAGAATTTTACTTTCTTCCATAGCAAAAATACACTACTTGAAATGAGAAAAACTGGGAGGTGTGTGATTATGTGAGCTATGGTGTGTTGATGCTACTTTATATACAGAGGcgtcttttaatattttaatgcttaaatgaattatttggtAAGCTAAATCTTGCGCCTATTTATTTACTTGTTCTAGCTGCGAAAgttcatatgtatatatacctAATTAACCAATAAATGCGCCAAAATCAAGATTCTTGATAAATTCGCATAAGAAGGTGGCCATAAGAGTTAATAGACTAAAATTTAAAGTGAAACTTCAGTAGACaagtaataaataatcacATTAGCATACTGTAAgagttaattaattgtttttgaaACCTTGAATTCATCAGAAATTAGTTCTTTATATAGAATTTTTACACGTTACAGCACAAAGCTGgtaattcaattgaattaaaCTATTAGCCGTGGACTAAAAAGATAGTAGGAACCCTAAGTTGTTGTCTATTACGTTTGATTTGTGGACTTTCCAGTAACGAGTTAGATTTTGTAGTTATCATGTATAGAATTGAACAGTACTAATTcggtttaaaaaaatgtagaagATTGTGTTTACTCTCAGTTAAAGCAGATTTCTGTTGCATTCGATCATCTTTACTTCTGTTTCTCAATTTGAGATAATTATTAAACTGctaagatattttttaaattttttaatgcgATGAAAAAAGTACTACACTCTAAAAAAGTTTTGGAAAAACCCATTAATCATAATTAGCATTGATACCTCTAACTTAATAGTTGTACTAGTAATAATTAGTACTAACAGATACGATGGTTTGACACGAAGGATTTCTACAAATTGATATATGCCtaattggaaaatgaaaattgcatTAAGGAAGAATAGACGAATactcacatttcacacacacatttttaaagactgttaatgaattaattagtaCTGCTAAATCaatctataatttttattttttttcatcttagagtttaataattatgcattaaaattcgtattgttttaaaaatctatatttttataaaagcTAGGGGGAAAGTATTATTCGTTAACTGCAtggataataaagtaattgaCGCTAGTAATGCTTTGTTTTTTGTAGTCCATACCATGAACCATGAGGTGTAGTATACATTAGAGGTGTGTGTAGTGAAGCACAAACTTACAGCTACGTAGGTACCGTGTGTTAGATCTCACGTTGTACTAGTAGGGGACTAGGGGTTACAAACTTACAGCTACgtacttataattaaattcaatggAGCACCTCGGCCAACTCtaataaatttggtaaattcGTTAGTAACACTAACTCTTATTCATCTTATATTTAGACTACTTGATTATAAGTTcacactactttttattttatatacttattattcAAGAGACAAAATCTGCAATCCTTCATCTCTTTTAACATGTCTTCTCTTAGCTATTTATGAATTCTACTAAttcattctttcattttctatttaatttatttattatgaagttaaataatttaattaaatcacaatttccttataaataatatattcacataaaaattaattctgtttaaaatttcaaattgataTTCTAATTAAGTTCAcattaataaaagtataaactTGCTATAAGAGAAGTTATTTATCGtgaaatgtaattaattttttttaacttaattaaaatatgagattcattaacaactaaaatatttagatacaaattaaatttaattaaattcatattataaCAAAAGTATAAACATGCTATTTGAAAAGTACACATAATgcaataaaatgagaaaaatataagaaaaattaaaattttactcaAGCAGTGCAAAACCTACTTCTCTAACGTAAAagattatatactactacaaaattCTTTCACTAATTTATGGATATGACTTTAAGTATGGATCActgtaaaattattatttatattttattttttcaaaatataattttttaattaaaattggattttaaattaaaatctatttttaaaattgggcAAAAGAAACTCACTCGCAGGGGGCGAGTGGGCTTCACCGCCCAATGAAAGTGCACCACGTGGGTGGAGAGTGTGTTATACGCTGGATCCATTATTTCCTCTCCCTCGCACGAGTCCCTACGAGATGAGACGGGTGCAACGCTTTTTTAGCGCATGCTTCGTCTCGCCGAGACGAGACCGAGCTACAAGCTGCAGATGCCCTAAAAATCACGCTAATAATAAAAGAGGTAGTCTGGTCAAGACGCGTTGTCAGTGCGAAAGCATGGGGATGAGGTAGAAATAAAGGAGGGTATGGTCATATGCGCACCACAAGGGTGCGTGCACGCAAGTTATATACTGTCTTAATAAAATGTTGTATGGATCTACTATTGAGATTGcatttaagaataaaattgatttaaataaataattagcaAGGCTAACAATACTGTTTCAAATTTGCAGCCCCATAAAACTGTTTGGCCCAGTGATTTAATTAATCTGTCACTTTTC
The genomic region above belongs to Salvia hispanica cultivar TCC Black 2014 chromosome 3, UniMelb_Shisp_WGS_1.0, whole genome shotgun sequence and contains:
- the LOC125216433 gene encoding fatty acyl-CoA reductase 1-like, which produces MEESKILQHFEGKTILITGSTGFLAKIFLEKILRLQPNVKKLFLLMRETPKLSVQQRFEEEVVGTELFRSLREKHGEDFKSIISSQVVPISGDVGYENLGIADAQLRQQMWQEINIIVNSAATTKFDERYDVAFEINSLGAKHVQDFGTKCSKLEMLLHVSTAYVHGTKVGLMQEKAFCMGETLPGAKIPYLDINEEKSVIWEKLRSLQTQKLSEREITRAMKDFGIERAMLHGWPNTYVFTKAMGEMLLERFNQNCNVVIIRPTIITSTFKDPFPGWIEGLRTLDSIFVAYGKGNIKFFVGDPDSAIDLVPGDMVVNCMIAVIASHSNPIEKEGIIVYQIGSSRRNPVKYDELKWFMLRYLNINPLIDSCGKPIKVGPPVILNTMPRFHKYISFHYLPFVKMLGLANMICCNFFESSYTSAKRRIKQAMRLADLYKPYLFSQAIFDDNNTENLRMKIRGSNIDMELFNFDIKCISWDDYLLNTHFLGIAKHVLGG